One window of the Tachyglossus aculeatus isolate mTacAcu1 unplaced genomic scaffold, mTacAcu1.pri scaffold_101_arrow_ctg1, whole genome shotgun sequence genome contains the following:
- the LOC119922244 gene encoding olfactory receptor 6C76-like: MRNRTTVTEFILLGLTDDPTLKVCLFSFLLLAYLLSVIGNLTIITLTLLVPHLHTPMYFFLRNFSLLEVSFTSVCIPNWLVSISTGDKTISYGGCMTQTFFLILLGTSEFFLLACMSFDRYVAICRPLRYTTIMNRGVCTLLVLCCYLASSLVVGPGLAFGLRLEFCVSNVINHFTCDTAPLLNIACSDTRSLEVLSFSAAIFTLLVTLSLVILSYAFIVRTVLRIPSTQQRKKAFSTCSSHMLVISLSYGSCIFMYVNPSIREATMTKTVAVLNTSVAPMLNPFIYTLRNQQVKRAFAYLARKVFSAQKPEAPMALE, from the coding sequence ATGAGGAATCGAACCACCGTGACggaattcatcctcctgggtcTGACCGACGACCCCACCTTGAAGGTTTGCCTTTTCTCCTTTTTACTCCTTGCCTACCTGCTGAGCGTCATCGGCAATCTGACCATCATCACCCTGACCCTCCTGGTTCCccaccttcacacccccatgtatttcttcctgcgTAATTTCTCCCTCCTGGAAGTCTCGTTCACTTCCGTCTGCATTCCCAACTGGCTGGTGAGCATTTCCACGGGGGACAAAACCATCTCCTACGGCGGCTGCATGACCCAAactttcttcctcatcctcctgggGACCTCGGAGTTCTTCCTTCTGGCCTGCATGTCCTTCGAccgttacgtggccatctgcagacCCCTacgctacaccaccatcatgaaccGCGGGGTCTGCACTCTGCTCGTCCTCTGCTGCTATTTGGCCAGCTCCCTAGTCGTCGGTCCGGGCCTCGCCTTCGGCCTCCGGCTGGAGTTCTGCGTCTCCAACGTCATCAACCACTTCACCTGCGACACCGCCCCTTTGCTGAACATCGCCTGCTCGGACACGCGATCCCTGGAGGTGCTGTCGTTTTCTGCCGCCATCTTCACGCTGTTGGTCACTCTGTCGCTGGTGATCCTGTCCTACGCGTTCATCGTTCGGACCGTTCTGAGAATTCCCTCCacccagcagaggaaaaaggccttttccacctgttcttcccacatGCTCGTCATCTCTCTGTCCTACGGCAGTTGCATCTTCATGTACGTCAACCCTTCCATCAGGGAGGCGACGATGACCAAGACGGTGGCCGTTCTCAACACGTCCGTGGCCCCCATGCTCAATCCCTTCATTTACACGCTGAGAAACCAGCAGGTGAAACGAGCCTTCGCATACCTGGCCCGGAAAGTGTTTTCGGCTCAGAAGCCGGAGGCCCCGATGGCCCTCGAGTGA
- the LOC119922245 gene encoding olfactory receptor 6C76-like — translation MRNRTTVTEFILLGLTDDPTLKVCLFSFLLLAYLLSVIGNLTIITLTLLVPHLHTPMYFFLRNFSLLEVSFTSVCIPNWLVSISTGDKTISYGGCMTQTFFYILLGTSEFFFLACMSFDRYVAICRPLRYTTIMNRGVCTLLVLCCYLASSLVVGPGLAFGLRLEFCVSNVINHFTCDTAPLLNIACSDTRSLEVLSFSAAIFTLLVTLSLVILSYAFIVRTVLRIPSTQQRKKAFSTCSSHMLVISLSYGSCIFMYVNPSIREATMTKTVAVLNTSVAPMLNPFIYTLRNQQVKRAFAYLVRKVFSARKPEAPMALE, via the coding sequence ATGAGGAATCGAACCACCGTGACggaattcatcctcctgggtcTGACCGACGACCCCACCTTGAAGGTTTGCCTTTTCTCCTTTTTACTCCTTGCCTACCTGCTGAGCGTCATCGGCAATCTGACCATCATCACCCTGACCCTCCTGGTTCCccaccttcacacccccatgtatttcttcctgcgTAATTTCTCCCTCCTGGAAGTCTCGTTCACTTCCGTCTGCATTCCCAACTGGCTGGTGAGCATTTCCACGGGGGACAAAACCATCTCCTACGGCGGCTGCATGACCCAAACTTTCTTCTACATCCTCCTGGGGACGTCGGAGTTCTTCTTTCTGGCCTGCATGTCCTTCGAccgttacgtggccatctgcagacCCCTacgctacaccaccatcatgaaccGCGGGGTCTGCACTCTGCTCGTCCTCTGCTGCTATTTGGCCAGCTCCCTAGTCGTCGGTCCGGGCCTCGCCTTCGGCCTCCGGCTGGAGTTCTGCGTCTCCAACGTCATCAACCACTTCACCTGCGACACCGCCCCTTTGCTGAACATCGCCTGCTCGGACACGCGATCCCTGGAGGTGCTGTCGTTTTCTGCCGCCATCTTCACGCTGCTGGTCACTCTGTCGCTGGTGATCCTGTCCTACGCGTTCATCGTTCGGACCGTTCTGAGAATTCCCTCCacccagcagaggaaaaaggccttttccacctgttcttcccacatGCTCGTCATCTCTCTGTCCTACGGCAGTTGCATCTTCATGTACGTCAACCCTTCCATCAGGGAGGCGACGATGACCAAGACGGTGGCCGTTCTCAACACGTCCGTGGCCCCCATGCTCAATCCCTTCATTTACACGCTGAGAAACCAGCAGGTGAAACGAGCCTTCGCATACCTGGTCCGGAAAGTCTTTTCGGCTCGGAAGCCGGAGGCCCCGATGGCCCTCGAGTGA